GTGGTTTGGTTCCAAGGATCCTTCCACGAACTTCATCTAGGTCCTTGTTTAGCCCTAATAGGAATTTGTAAATCCTATCTTTTTCCACCAGCTCCTTATACTTCTTTTGATCTTCTGTACAACACCATGTAACCTCTTCATATACGTCGAGTTGCTGCCAGTGTTTGTTAAGTATATTAAAATACTCAGTAACAGAAGATTCTCCCTGTCGAAGGTCATGAAGAATGCTTTTAATCTCAAATATGACAGATGTATTGTCAACATTTGAGTATGTTTCTTTCACTGCATCCCATATCTCTTTTGCAGTGTCATAGAACATGAAATTTTCACCAATTTCATTTGTCATGGTATTGAGCAGCCATGACATTACTTGGCTGTTCTCAAGTCTCCATTTCTGAAAGTTTTTGTCTCCTTTTTCGGGACATTTAGAATCTCCTGTAGTGTAGCCTTCCCTTCCTTTTCCTTCGAGGAAGATCTTGACTGACCTTACCCATTGGGTATAGTTTTGACCATTTAATTTATGGCCTGTGATGAGGTGAGTGAGCCCTTCGTGTGAACTGGTCGGAAATGATCCAGTCTCCACTTTGAGTGATTCATCGGCTTTGGGATCCTCCATCGTTTGGCAGCACTAGTTTAGGGATGGTTCAGATCGTGCTCTGATACCATatagaaatatattttatattttctactaTTTGATGAGAATTACATATGCTGTATTTATAGACTGCATAAGGCAGAATTTGAAAGAGAAATCTGACCTAAGAATCAAGGGAATTAATTTCCCATGAATGCTGATTCTAATTACAGAAAAGAATAGGaaataataactaattaattacATTAATCCTAATCCTTAATGAGCTGTACAAACagaatcatttgattctgtattaACTATTCCACAATATCTATGTGCATGTGACCATACAACCATCAAAAGTTTATCTCCTATAAACTTTTGTCTTTGATTcttcaaaaaatttaaatgaaagaaACTCCTTTCATGACCTTAGTTTCTATTTAGAGTCAAGATACTATTTTAAGTGCAGGCAAAAAAATAAATATCCAATAATTACAAAGCGCACAACAAAAAACTTGTGGGGGCAGCTGCACACAATACTACAACATAGATCCGTTCCTGACCATACCCAATGTATTATCACATTGCTTTATGCTAGGATCCatgttttcaaaattttacaTGGTTTGGTGTTGTTTCTCAACCTACGATATTCGTCCTTCAAGAGCCAATGTCTTGGGTGGTGGATGTTATATACTCAGTATTATTCATGAAAACCTTAAAAATTCAATAATTCATTAACATGATCCAGTTTGCATTTGTATGTTCGATGTTCGCCCTTCgcctaatttttaaattaattttcccatgtttgacatgggTGGTTACTGTGTATGTCTGTTCTTGCAATTTAACATTTCACTGGAAAGTTCACAATAATCATTCATGCAGAATTATGATGGTGATGTCAAGGAGCTCTTTTTTGACTTCACAGTTACTGAAGAATCATTTGGTAAAAGGCATGTGATTGAGCTCAAGTCTGGGGGCAAAGATATTTCTGTGACAAATGAAAACAAGATGCAGTACATACATGCGATGGCAGACTACAAACTCAACCAACAGGTTTTATCATCATTGACTGTAGTCTAATGCAACTTACACACTTCTGGACTGTATTAACTGTTGTATCACGGGTATATATATAACAGTGTTTAAATTGCagatatttccattttcaaatgcATTTTATAGAGGGCTAACAGATCTTATATCTCCATCCTGGTTGAAATTATTCAACGCTAGTGAATTTAATCAGGTATCTTCTTTAAgagaaaaatatctgaatcaatatgCAGTTGCTCACTCATTCACTACAATCAACTAATGATAACTTATACTGAAGATTTTATTTGTGATGAGTTCATTTTTTACTGCAAAATTTCTGAGATACACAAGAATGTAGTTGCTTTCAGGTGGCAATTACGATATTGATGTTGAAGACTTCAAAAATAATACACGATACACTGGTGGTTACAGTGAGGGGAGCCGGACAATCAAAATCTTTTGGGAGGTATTGGAACCTTAATACTACACACGCGCGCGCGTgcgtacacacacacacacacacatttatAGCAATCTCAATCCATGCACAACAAATTATTTAAACTGATGTAATATTGTGTAGTTTTCTTGATATATGCAAACCTCTCAGTTTTGTAAGTTGGTGGTCATATGACTCATGTGTAGTACGATTTGACAATTTCATTTCTTTCTTGTCGAGTTTGCTTGTTAGggagaattgatgacttgatgttaAAAGTTGTCTCCCttattttgttattttcaatATTTTCCCATATGCTTGACATATATGATAatgaaaaatgttattttatttgtgATTTAAAGCGTAtgtttatagaaatattttgaaATACTAAATTCATAACTTCAAAGTGTAAAGAAAATGTTCAAaaacgcaaaaaaaaaaattaaagtatatTATTAGCTAAACAAAGCTCAAATTTTATCCCTTTTAACAAGTCAAGCTCAAACTTTTAGTTAgactaatttaaattaatgacTCAAGCTTGAGCAACCTATTTTTATCATAATCCAAACTCAAGCTTCAAGTGTTCAGCTAGTTTTTGCCCCTAGTTATTCTTTCAAATAAGTTTATCATTCAATTGATGTATCCGAGATCTACACCTTGCTCTCTCCCTCCCCACCTCAAGCGGGGGGCTGCTAGTTTGGTTAATTTGGTTAAATTGCAGTTTCTTTCCCTGTCTAACATATACATATTTGCTTTAGAATGTGACTATTAACCGTTATTTTCAACCTCAGTGGATTATAGTAATGAAGAATTTATGCAAATTATTTGACATTTCTGCCAATTGTATACAGGTGATTAAAGGCTTTGAACCTAAAGAGCGCTGTATGGTTCTTAAATTTGTCACCAGTTGCTCTCGTGCTCCATTACTAGGGTTCAAATACTTACAGCCACCTTTTACCATCCACAAGGTATGTTCTTGATTTTTATGTTCAACAGGCATTCAAGATCATTTATACTAGCACCTGTGTTGGCCCGTTTACTTTGTTTATCGTAATGAAATAAGGCATGGCTTGATTTTTTTGTTACTTGTGGACTGTTTAGCATAACTATAACTGTTTTGCAACCAAATATTTTTTACTTTATGGTTCGTGAAAgaagtttaaaattttttatttttgagagaCTAAATAGGGTCTCCTTAAGTACTGTATTTTGCATTGTGAATAAAAGAGCACTGTATTTTGATTCTTGGGCCTGATATTCTTTTTCAATGGTTATTTCAGCATTCTTTTCAATGGTTATTCTATTAAAGGGAAGAAAATACTAGACCTTTGTGTGGCTCTTTTAGCCAGCTTTAGTTTTCTAGAATTTCTACTTTCTTTTTTCTCTCATATCTTAGAATTTCTACTTTCATTGATCTCATAATGGATATTAAAGAAACCCCAAAAATAATGCATTTTTTAGTGAACACTAAAATGTCTTGATTTCATTGATTAGTATCGCTTGGGTCTATTTGTTCACCTAGGTGGCATGTGATGTCCCTCTTTGGGCAACATTTGGAGGACAAGATGTAGATCGGCTTCCATCAGCTTCAACCTGCTACAACACCCTTAAGGTAATAACGAAGTACTTGGAGAACATATCCTTAGTGTTTTTGAAAATCTATGAATAAGGTATTAGGGATTTGACTATGACATTTGAAAGCAAGATTCTCATGTCAATTATGAGTTAGGATGTATTGAACACGAGGATCTTGAAATTTTCACGATCTCATAATTGAAAATATCATATAGATAAACTTTGTAATAAGTATAGGCTTTTGGATCTTGACTTACCAAACACTCCCACTTGGTGATTTAAGTTGTTGAGAGAAAAATGTTGATTTTTTTAGTTGATACCATGTCTTACATTTGAATTGCTTACACTTTTATACTCTTCCTCTCAATGATTACAGCTTCCAACATACAAACGTCCAGGAACTTTGAGAACAAAGCTTCTATATGCTATCAATTCAAATGCCGGATTTGAACTTTCTTGATTTGCTCATATGGTCAGTATTTTTTTCTGTTGTATGATATAATGAAGCCTGCTCAACTTCTGTTGAATCTACATTAATAAATCATGCTCAGCAAGATTAGGGCTTGTTTCTCATTCACACATGCAACGTACTCTTACACGATATGCCCTTTATACTTAATGTGTATGACATGATTTTCAGATATTTCAATGCTGCTGGTGATCTAACTAATTacttgtaatcttttgcatttcagtTCTAATTCAAGGAACTTGGGAAGTCTTTTTGCTCACACCACTTTTACATGTCTGTTTTCAGACTCATACGTTTATTGGCGGGCCTGGCCATCATATCCCAAAGAGGCCAATAGGCAGTACTTGTTACCGCAAATCCAGACCACGCTGTTGCAAGCTCTCAGATGCTATCTAAGTTTTCATTGAAGAAAATAGCACCCTGGTTTTCCTTTGGGAAGATATTGGTTTATGCGATGGTTACTCCATCTGTATTTGTTAATTTTGGAAACTATTTATTTTAAGTTTGTGTGTAAATGCAAATAATGATCATTGTGCCATTAAAATATATGGttggtttgttttcaaaactagaATGGCAATGGCATGTGTAAGTATGGATCAGCTGAACGTATACATATAATTTTTTCTGACAAAATCTattgagttttttaaaattatttctatttttctttgaAATGAAATATAAGAAAAAGGAAAATTgaaatgatttgattttaattactGTTACAATGTTCCTAGTGACTTTAGCTCATGCAATGTTCGGACAATACTAGAACTCGGACTCAAATCTATTCTTAATTCAAATCTATTTTTAATAACAGATTAAGATAAAGTGAAAGTAACAAATGGCGCAGACTCGGACTCAAAACAAACATTTTAATGAAATACGATTTGTTAGACTGAAATCTTTTAAAGTGGCCAAGTTTTTAGAAAAATTCAACTAACAAAACACAATTTATCACGTTACTTATGGAGTTCATAAACATACTGTGTGTCTCCGGAAATAGGTACcggtttttgttgtttaaatagCACGACtctttatttgatttgattcatagaatgaaacaaaatatGAGTCTAAATGCATTTTGGTCTCTCATTtatctaaaataataatttttgccTTCCCAATTTCACATTTTAGTCTCAATCTATCCTTTTGCCCCCATAAATGATACATTTTGACACCAAAGGATAGGTTTGAGATCAAATATTAAACTTTGAATAAAAAATTGCATAATCAATCCCGTTTAAACTCAAAAATTTGTAACTACCAATCCGATTTTAGACCAAAATTACAACAACGTGAAGATGGAGAAACCAAAAATCcaaattttgaaaagaaagaccAAAAATATAAGTGTTGGATTCTATTAACCAAAGTACATTGTTAGTCATTTATCAGcaaaaaccaaattcaaaatcCCAGGATTTTTGACATTCACAGTTACAAAAAATTATATTCTAAAATCAAGAGACAACATGCTGTTTACTAATCAAAATCTTCAAAGCCATTGATCATGTCTAATTGCTATGTAGGCACTATTATTAAGCATATGTTTGGCACCTATGATGCACGACGGTTTCATCTTTCTCCTAATGGAAACAAACAAAATACAACCACCTTTTAGTTCATTATGTTTTCTTCTTCATTCACTTCATATTCTTCATCGTCTTCATCCTCCTCATCGTCGTcatcaggtttatttatttgagaGAATCTGCTTGGCTCTAATCGACCTTCATCTCCCATGAACTCAAGCCCAAACTTTGTGTCACGCTGCTTAACCAGAAGCCAACGCAGTAGTTTGTCTTCCTTGTTTAGGTAGTGCAGCTCTTTGTTGATTTCTGGTGTAGCCATCATGCTCACTTGCATCAGTTGGCCCtgcattcattaaaaatagaaaatgcaACATGTTATTTAACTACATAATTACTATTTAAACATTGAGAAGAACACAGCCACTACTGCTTCACCAAAGACACACTTTCAAACTAAATATTTGCAAGTTTGTGTTAGTATTAGGCCTGGGCAGCAGGTATTTAGTACAATAATTATAAGGAACAAAAAAGTTTCACTACTGGTGTTGCCGTCATCTCAACAACCGGTCACGGGAAGACTGACAGCAGCGAGCAACAACATCAGGAGTGGGTTACCTTCACTTATTTCCTCTTTGTTATCTCATTGTTGTATTTCCTAATTTCCTACGAATTCTAACTCTATTTGGAAGAAGTTCCCGGAGTATAATCAGTAATAGTATAATCAATAATATTAAAGTATAATCGTAAATATTTATATCAGATCGGATCTAACAGTTTGCTAAAGATTCATCAACAGCATCAGCATGTGGAAAACAGGACATTTGATAACGCTcgttttagaatttttattaagATGTTATTTGAGCTACATTGAAATGTGGAACAGTAATATTGTTAGGGGGAATTCCAAAGAGCTTGTTTAGAATGTATTATAATAACATGCAGAAGTACTTGTTTCAATGGAAGAGAGTTTCATAGTACATACctatatattgatttcatccttaagatagtttataaaaatattttaggtaAAGCCTATGCAAAGCTTATTTCTTGTACTCAGTTTAATTCTATCCAACCTAAAGTGAGTTTTTACAGAGATTTAAAAAAAACACATGGTTCCAAAAAGTATGTTTGCTATGCTTCATCTTTTCTGAGCACCATATTCTCACCTGCCTTTAGTTCTAGATGACATGGAGTTTTATGAGAAACAGACAGCCGCTTGGTTTTTTACTTGTCTCAGTCCTTTCATGAATTAGTTCACATTTTCAGAATTTGTTAAGTTGGGTTCCATTCAAGTTAAAGCAGCAACGAAGAATTGCTTCAATGCTTTATACCCTAGTCTATAATGGCTTGTCTCATGTTAATGGTCATCATAATAGTCCCCTCACGGATTGTGCTGTCAGATGCTTACATTTAATGTATGAAAGGGATTGCAGACATCCATTTGTCCTCCTGATTTGTGGTTTCTCCTGCTAGAAAAAGTTGCCCACCAGGTGCAGTTGCTGCTAGAACTCATGAAACTATTTCAGCCAACCTGAGATATGATGATTCTTCATCTTCCCCGAGTCTAGGTTCTGTTATCACTGTGACCCCCCATGTTTTCCTATTTGAAGAAAGGTAACTACTAGCTCTGTGACTATGACCATTATGATGTGGTGGAATTAATTCAACAAATGTATCTAAATGCCAATAGTATGTTATATTACCAGTTTCAATTAACTAATATGTTTCTCAAACATCCCCATAATCTACGATTTTGACATCCAGACTCCAGTAAATCCAATTCTACCTCAAAATTTATGTTGTTAATCTCGGATAGTGATTTGTAGTGTCGACACTCTAAAATGTTATAGCAGATAGCTGGATAACTACTACTGCAGAGACTAAAAACTAGTGTACAAAGTAAACATAAACCCTCGGAAGTAAACTAATGCACAAAATTCAAGAGATCATTATACTAATAGTTAAAGAACCTAAAGTATAGGGTAATAAAGCTTTACCCAaagaagaagggaaaaaaataGAACTTAATAAAATGTAGGAAAAAGAACAGATCGATTTTTTATGAGCAAGAATGTAACATTGCTCTTCAAAGGGTTCAGATTGAAATTTATACCCTTAAAATAAGGGAAACAGTttaaaacaaagaaaatgaagaattTATCCCTAAAATTCTAATAGCGGGCACAATAGCGGCTGCTACAACCAGTACTGTTGACAGCAGCTCGCAGATCATTAGCGCAGTACCAAACCTACCACCACTGCGCTACTCTGCTATAGCGGTGCTATAGAATGCTACTGACAACAAAGCTATATGAAACATCTTCCCAAATCCTTAAACATATTATCAAAGCCATTTTTACACATCTACCTATGTATCACATTAATTTGTTTAGTTTTTGTAGCATAGCTTTGTTCATTACCAATACAACCCTAATAAAAAAACACAGTAAAGCACTAATGTTACACTAGAGCAGATAAAGGAGGAAAAATGAATAAGCTGTGAATTGCAGCAGACCTGAAAAAATCTGCCATCAAGTTTTTTCACACCATAACCCAACTGAATAGTTCCGAAACTCTTAACCTCAGTGACAACCCCATTTCTTCTACATACATGTTTTCCAATCCTTGCAACTAAACCAATTAGGGCTTCTTTTTTCACATGTGGCTTGAATAGAAGCATGCAATCATAAGGAGGCATTTTTTTGTTGGCTTCTTCTTCCTCCTACCTAAAAATTAATCAACAAATTAAAAGAAATGTTTGTAATTAACAAGCATCATTCAAATTAAGCAATCAAATAGAAATCATCGGAAAATGAGAGCTTCACTTTATCGATGAATGCGTGCATCAAATCAATGAACACTCAGTTGAAAACTCAATCTCAAAAACCATAAGCGATTTGGCACTCTTAAAGTTGAAATTGAAATCGAAACTTAGAAAGACCTAAAAGTGAGATTTGTGAAATTGAGAACTACATAGCGAAGAAAAAAAGAGTACCTACGGGTTTGGAAGTGTCGGCGAGATGGATAAAGAAGAGGAGGAGCTTCGTCGACGACAGCGGAATGTGAAGACCACGCGCCGCCGCTAGAGGGAGGGGCTGTTCAAGTTTTTGTTTTTGCTTGTGTGAAGAAAGAGAAAAGTGTGGGGTTTTAATAACCcaaatcaatattttgatttttttttcttctttctctgaTTCTTTAATTAGGTATGTTACTATGTTATGTGACAttgtttattttttcttatttattttgtcATTATATTTTACAATTTACATATGCtggtttattttctttgtttttaccaAACCCTAAATTACTActcgtctttttcattttcaattgaagaggatattggttaatttctaagAATTCTGAAATAATTAGATTATTTCATTGTGTTGCTATATTAACTaggaataattttgaaataatggCCAATTAGTCTGAGCTAGAACAATCTTGCAATGTGTTTGGTTctaaagtgaaaaaaaaatcaattttgagtAAATTTATTATGTAAAATTGATGCGGTCTAAAAATTGAGTTGAAACTAAagtgttttttctatttttgaagtCTTTGTATTCGAAATTGAGATCGAATAATCTAAAGGGATCAATTTTTCGTCCACTTACAAGGGCGCCGTTTAAAGTCAAAGTAAAGAGAACTATGTGATCTTAAGAGAAAGCATACTCTGATGATCTCAGCCTTCACCACTAAGCCGGCCAACCCCTGGATTGAAGGTAAAGTGTTTTATGTTTgaattaatttctaaaaaaataagtTGACCAGTAAATTTTAgtataaaaatcaattaattcaaatactataaatttaaatttcaagtagaatcaattttggACAACATAATCCGTTCTAATCGAGAGCAACCGAACCGAATCGAACCGAAGCTATTTCGTCAAAAAATGCACTTTTGAGCTTCAAGAAAATCATGATTCAACAAAATTATGTAGATGTCAGTGCTCATAAAAACACTGATTAGATATTTGTAGTGAGTTAAGAACAGATTCTAGGACCAGTTTTCCTTGTCTTATAAGTTATGTTACAAATATTCCATTCAAAATCTTTATTTCTTCCAACCATTAAATCATGTAGAATCATATTCATGTTAATTCTTGATTAGGAAATATGTAATCTACACTCCACTCAATCTTAAACATGTGCTGCTGAAATTATGGAACCTTTTACTAACAAAGTTTGAATATTTATATACTGCTTTTATATATGTCAACTATCCaatgaaatgttaaaaaaattatattatagagACTgtgaaattattaattaataactaTTTCTTAGATCCTTTtgcaaaagcattttttgttctCCATCAAGAACAAACAACAATATTTACAGATGCCATTTCCACTTTCCGATTAGCACATAATTAAAAGTTTCCTTTTTCTAAAGTATTTTTTATGCAAAAGTATATTCATCTTTTTTCTCTGTATATTTTTTGCAGATTCTTCATCAGTAACTAAAGGATATCTATGGACAACACTGGATGCAGTGGTGACTCCATCTTCTGCTTTACCTAAGTCAATAAAAATAATCCGTTTT
The sequence above is a segment of the Vicia villosa cultivar HV-30 ecotype Madison, WI unplaced genomic scaffold, Vvil1.0 ctg.003769F_1_1, whole genome shotgun sequence genome. Coding sequences within it:
- the LOC131641465 gene encoding uncharacterized protein LOC131641465; translation: MPPYDCMLLFKPHVKKEALIGLVARIGKHVCRRNGVVTEVKSFGTIQLGYGVKKLDGRFFQGQLMQVSMMATPEINKELHYLNKEDKLLRWLLVKQRDTKFGLEFMGDEGRLEPSRFSQINKPDDDDEEDEDDEEYEVNEEENIMN